Proteins encoded in a region of the Paenibacillus wynnii genome:
- the sigK gene encoding RNA polymerase sporulation sigma factor SigK, with protein MTSYCVHNLKKFDNTGEDMEDLISIGTIGLIKAIESYRPNKGTKLATFAARCIENEILMHLRSLKKTRKDVSLHDPIGTDKEGNEITLIDILGSGADDLLLTVDLNIEKSKIYRNLEILDDREKEVVVGRFGLDTGGEERTQREIAKELGISRSYVSRIEKRALMKLYHEFYKVKR; from the coding sequence ATGACATCGTATTGTGTCCACAACCTCAAAAAATTCGATAACACCGGCGAAGACATGGAGGACCTAATCTCGATCGGCACAATCGGACTCATCAAAGCCATTGAAAGCTACCGCCCCAACAAAGGGACAAAGCTGGCCACTTTTGCTGCACGCTGTATTGAAAATGAGATCCTCATGCACTTAAGATCGTTGAAAAAGACCCGAAAGGACGTGTCGCTGCACGATCCCATTGGAACGGACAAAGAGGGTAACGAAATTACGTTGATAGATATATTGGGATCTGGAGCCGACGATCTGCTGCTCACAGTAGATCTTAATATTGAGAAGAGCAAGATATATCGGAATTTAGAGATACTGGATGATCGGGAGAAGGAAGTTGTGGTTGGACGATTTGGGCTGGATACTGGCGGGGAAGAGCGGACGCAGCGGGAGATTGCTAAGGAACTTGGGATAAGCCGGAGTTATGTTTCGAGGATTGAGAAAAGGGCACTGATGAAGTTGTATCATGAGTTTTATAAGGTGAAGCGGTAG
- a CDS encoding serine hydrolase — MDKKRTHRTIRILTALLVLSLVAETSAHAQQQSNPSVAVKQLASLDSTALPLSEEAAASEDFTSGPREAKEVEAFLDAFFAKDAIKQKAGSITVSVVQDGKVLVSKGYGAIDQTSKSPIDASKTTYRIGSVSKVFTATAVMQLVDQGKISLQDNIEKYLNGFKVTNPFDIPVTIGDLLTHTTGFEVRESTDANFLADASQKPISLKENIFNQFPPVVRKPGTSYMYDNFAAELQGYIVQQVSGEPFGSYIQKHLFQPLGMTSSSFSLTKDLVGRLATSYDVEGNAIPVYYFSPSEWPEGSMISTASDMALFMKTLLNDGRTANGTVILSPESVKAMSTYHMAIHPDWPDTTYGFEAPVVQSKTNGEYVISKGGDLLGFSSLLWLLPDRKTGVFVSYSMNEELRVDLFTAFMDHYYAGGKSTFGPKDFKPQSEDDLAKFEGLYSDLRYKFLAKVEAAGKGVLIVSNLNGRHELKQVNDLLFLDEEGKPLAFKTDADGRIIYLKYTNYVTYAAKMSEDSAGFPDIAVDHPYASYILGLQSFGYLTDDPSKPFQPLQAVTRGAFIHAVTALLSIQGSVNPSSFTDIEDSPYRKDIQVAAEIGLLNGTGGGLFEPDRPIRREEAAVILIRLVAGLGLKVPDPTVALAPGTSKWAVDAVKSVMNLKLHGPEVTESNGSFDYGSQRDLNKQELAALLFTMLLADNLKY; from the coding sequence TTGGACAAGAAACGAACCCACCGCACGATCCGCATCCTGACCGCTCTGCTGGTGCTCAGTCTTGTTGCAGAAACAAGCGCGCACGCGCAGCAGCAATCAAATCCGTCTGTCGCCGTCAAACAACTTGCCTCACTCGATAGCACCGCACTTCCGTTATCTGAGGAGGCCGCGGCCTCGGAAGATTTTACGAGCGGACCTCGTGAAGCCAAGGAAGTCGAGGCGTTCCTGGATGCTTTTTTTGCCAAGGATGCCATCAAACAAAAGGCCGGGTCCATTACGGTTTCCGTTGTTCAAGACGGGAAAGTGCTCGTATCCAAAGGCTACGGTGCAATCGACCAAACGTCGAAGTCGCCGATAGACGCAAGTAAGACCACCTACCGGATTGGATCCGTCTCCAAAGTGTTCACGGCAACTGCCGTCATGCAACTCGTAGATCAAGGGAAAATTTCGCTTCAGGATAACATTGAAAAGTACCTGAATGGTTTCAAAGTAACCAATCCTTTCGATATACCTGTCACGATCGGGGATCTGTTGACACATACGACCGGTTTTGAAGTGCGCGAATCTACAGATGCCAACTTCCTGGCCGATGCTTCCCAGAAGCCGATCTCGCTGAAAGAAAACATCTTCAATCAGTTCCCGCCAGTCGTTCGCAAGCCCGGAACGTCTTACATGTACGATAACTTCGCAGCTGAGCTCCAAGGATACATCGTCCAGCAGGTAAGCGGAGAGCCCTTCGGGAGCTATATACAAAAGCATCTGTTCCAACCGCTCGGCATGACCTCCAGTAGCTTTAGCCTGACTAAGGATTTGGTAGGACGGCTCGCAACTTCTTACGATGTGGAGGGTAATGCCATTCCGGTGTACTATTTCTCACCGAGTGAGTGGCCAGAGGGCAGCATGATTTCGACCGCCTCCGATATGGCGCTGTTTATGAAAACTTTGCTGAATGATGGCCGGACGGCTAACGGCACCGTTATCCTGTCGCCCGAATCGGTGAAGGCGATGTCGACCTACCACATGGCCATCCATCCAGATTGGCCGGATACGACATACGGCTTTGAAGCGCCTGTTGTTCAGTCCAAAACGAACGGAGAATACGTAATCTCCAAAGGTGGCGATCTTCTCGGTTTCAGTTCGTTGCTGTGGCTGCTGCCAGACCGCAAAACGGGTGTCTTCGTTTCATACAGTATGAATGAGGAGCTGCGCGTTGACCTGTTTACCGCATTTATGGATCATTATTATGCTGGTGGCAAATCTACGTTCGGACCGAAGGACTTCAAGCCGCAGTCCGAAGACGATCTTGCTAAATTCGAAGGCCTGTATTCCGATTTACGGTACAAATTTCTTGCCAAAGTAGAAGCCGCAGGTAAAGGTGTCCTGATCGTGAGTAACTTAAACGGTCGCCACGAGCTAAAGCAGGTGAACGATCTATTGTTCTTGGATGAAGAGGGCAAGCCACTCGCATTCAAGACGGATGCCGACGGCCGCATCATCTACCTGAAATACACTAATTACGTCACCTATGCAGCCAAAATGTCGGAGGATTCGGCCGGATTTCCAGACATAGCGGTCGATCATCCGTATGCTAGTTACATACTCGGCTTGCAGTCGTTTGGTTACTTGACAGACGATCCGTCAAAGCCGTTTCAACCACTACAAGCAGTCACACGCGGAGCGTTTATCCATGCGGTTACCGCATTATTAAGTATTCAGGGATCAGTCAACCCGTCTTCGTTCACAGACATTGAAGATTCTCCGTACCGAAAAGATATTCAAGTGGCTGCGGAGATAGGCCTACTGAATGGAACCGGGGGCGGCTTGTTCGAACCGGACCGTCCGATCCGCCGCGAAGAGGCTGCCGTCATCCTCATCCGACTTGTCGCGGGATTAGGACTTAAAGTGCCAGATCCCACGGTTGCGCTCGCGCCCGGCACGTCAAAGTGGGCCGTCGATGCCGTCAAATCTGTTATGAACTTGAAGCTTCACGGTCCGGAGGTGACCGAATCGAACGGTTCCTTCGATTATGGCTCGCAGCGGGATTTAAACAAGCAGGAGCTTGCGGCTCTGTTGTTCACGATGTTGCTCGCGGATAATTTAAAGTATTAG
- the sigK gene encoding RNA polymerase sporulation sigma factor SigK, with the protein MPGIISTIALLIKELTLLVSYVRNNAFPQPLTEEEESRCLGRMAEGDAQARNKLIEHNLRLVAHIVKKFDNTGEDMEDLISIGTIGLIKAIESYRPNKGTKLATFAARCIENEILMHLRSLKKTRKDVSLHDPIGTDKEGNEITLIDILGSGADDLLLTVDLNIEKSKIYRNLDILDDREKEVVVGRFGLDTGGEERTQREIAKELGISRSYVSRIEKRALMKLYHEFYKVKR; encoded by the coding sequence GTGCCCGGAATAATAAGCACCATAGCACTGCTGATTAAAGAATTGACACTGCTGGTGTCATATGTTCGAAACAATGCGTTTCCACAACCGCTCACGGAGGAAGAAGAAAGCCGCTGCTTAGGTCGGATGGCAGAGGGAGATGCCCAAGCCCGCAATAAGTTAATTGAGCATAACCTTCGTCTCGTAGCCCACATAGTAAAAAAATTCGACAACACAGGCGAAGATATGGAGGACCTAATCTCCATCGGAACGATTGGACTCATCAAAGCCATTGAAAGCTACCGCCCTAACAAGGGAACAAAACTGGCCACTTTTGCCGCTCGGTGTATCGAGAATGAAATTCTCATGCACCTCCGGTCACTGAAGAAAACCCGCAAAGACGTCTCGCTGCACGATCCTATTGGAACGGACAAAGAGGGAAATGAAATTACTTTGATAGATATTTTGGGTTCTGGGGCGGACGATCTGCTGTTGACAGTGGATTTGAATATTGAGAAGAGTAAAATATACCGCAATCTGGATATTCTAGACGACCGCGAGAAAGAAGTTGTAGTTGGACGGTTCGGGCTAGACACAGGCGGGGAAGAGCGGACGCAACGGGAAATCGCTAAGGAGCTGGGGATCTCGCGCAGTTATGTGTCAAGGATAGAGAAGAGGGCGCTTATGAAGCTGTATCATGAGTTTTATAAGGTGAAAAGATAA
- a CDS encoding acyltransferase domain-containing protein, translating into MPYAFLEKSFVDDINHLLGLPETALQVYREETERINTDHGLQTRAISLHEMLQRGGKSWEVVADCLKKLMPEKGMFAAVVLGSCVPQLTEWYQTRGISQTILVDTLSDFRVWMEQHRKRYGEWGISEVGWLIHHLSGRLFKLGRLQFMPTNYMGRIKVYRHRESGELAILSGPGVSFRRDGKVKEAFGRVGTEEGWESVFHETELHVTGHRILEGGEADPETIQLEKQAWELLLEEGNLVLDIHIPEGGSLSEADCSVSYDMAETFFKENGIGEDFKAFVCTSWLLSPQLRKVLPESSNIVNFQSEFHLVPEYSNDDQMMERVFGSRPEKLSEAPRDTTLRSSVLDAMEQGVSFCGGSGFKLRRVN; encoded by the coding sequence ATGCCATATGCATTTTTGGAGAAATCGTTTGTGGACGACATCAACCATCTATTAGGACTGCCGGAGACGGCGTTGCAAGTGTACCGGGAGGAAACCGAACGAATCAACACCGATCACGGTCTACAGACAAGGGCAATCTCGCTCCACGAAATGCTGCAGCGTGGGGGTAAAAGCTGGGAGGTGGTCGCCGATTGCTTGAAGAAACTCATGCCGGAGAAAGGGATGTTTGCTGCCGTTGTATTAGGTTCCTGTGTACCACAGTTAACTGAGTGGTACCAAACCCGGGGGATCTCTCAGACTATTTTAGTAGATACTTTATCTGACTTTCGGGTGTGGATGGAGCAACACCGGAAGAGGTATGGGGAATGGGGGATAAGTGAGGTCGGGTGGCTCATCCATCATTTGAGCGGAAGGCTTTTCAAGTTGGGAAGGCTTCAATTTATGCCCACAAACTATATGGGAAGAATTAAGGTGTACCGCCACAGGGAAAGCGGCGAGCTTGCCATTTTGTCTGGACCTGGAGTTTCATTTCGCCGAGACGGAAAGGTTAAGGAAGCCTTTGGTCGGGTGGGCACCGAGGAAGGCTGGGAATCTGTCTTCCATGAGACTGAATTACATGTGACAGGACACCGCATTCTTGAGGGAGGAGAAGCAGACCCCGAAACGATACAGCTGGAGAAGCAGGCATGGGAGCTTCTTCTTGAGGAAGGAAACTTGGTGTTGGACATCCATATCCCGGAAGGGGGCTCCCTGTCTGAAGCTGATTGTTCGGTATCCTACGACATGGCGGAGACTTTTTTTAAAGAGAATGGGATTGGAGAGGACTTTAAGGCCTTTGTCTGCACATCGTGGCTGCTGAGCCCCCAGCTTAGGAAAGTATTGCCGGAATCCTCCAATATCGTTAATTTTCAGAGCGAATTTCATTTGGTTCCCGAATATTCCAATGACGACCAAATGATGGAGCGGGTGTTCGGCAGCAGACCGGAAAAGCTGTCAGAGGCACCCCGGGATACGACCTTAAGGAGCAGTGTCCTTGACGCTATGGAACAAGGGGTATCCTTCTGTGGCGGAAGCGGGTTTAAACTGCGGCGGGTTAATTAA
- a CDS encoding Gfo/Idh/MocA family protein: protein MKKYGVVLIGCGYMGSLHLDAIVRHERVRLVGVVDWNKEKAEQVAHKYGATCWSNDYRLLIERNDVDFVIIATYPSSHLEIAKASIAAGKHVLCEKPIAKSAKETLEFMKMARESKPKVLIGHILRHNSTYQTVMKMIHDGAVGSPMVMRFTQLKRSMDWATHLSLLKDASPVVDCGVHYIDVMRWATGADILSVNGIGQRLDDDVPPYTYNYGLITLRLSDGSVGSFETGWGRGMPSDNRKEFMGPAGRIRIIYKCDRPQEVQHLGNMVEYEDYRTGTVRQLNIDFSEKPTGAQLDYFLSMIENNFSSRPLMDEAYRAMEIALMADQAILDGMTIKCT from the coding sequence ATGAAAAAGTACGGAGTGGTATTGATCGGCTGCGGATATATGGGATCCCTCCATTTGGACGCCATTGTACGCCATGAGCGGGTCCGATTGGTGGGGGTTGTGGATTGGAACAAGGAGAAGGCTGAACAAGTTGCTCATAAATACGGGGCTACATGCTGGAGCAACGATTATCGCCTCCTCATTGAGCGAAACGATGTGGATTTCGTTATTATCGCCACGTATCCGTCATCCCATCTGGAAATCGCAAAAGCAAGTATTGCCGCCGGCAAGCATGTTTTATGCGAGAAGCCTATCGCCAAGAGCGCCAAGGAGACGTTGGAGTTCATGAAGATGGCTAGGGAGTCCAAGCCGAAAGTACTGATTGGCCACATCCTGCGACACAATAGCACTTACCAGACTGTCATGAAGATGATTCATGACGGAGCTGTCGGATCCCCGATGGTCATGCGTTTCACCCAGTTGAAGCGGTCCATGGATTGGGCGACCCATCTTTCCCTCTTGAAGGATGCATCACCGGTTGTGGACTGCGGGGTTCATTATATCGATGTGATGCGCTGGGCCACCGGGGCGGACATCCTGAGCGTTAATGGCATCGGGCAGCGGCTGGATGATGATGTTCCGCCTTACACGTACAATTACGGGCTTATTACGCTCCGACTGTCAGACGGTTCTGTCGGCTCTTTCGAAACGGGATGGGGCAGAGGTATGCCCTCCGACAACCGAAAGGAGTTTATGGGTCCAGCCGGACGGATCCGAATCATCTATAAATGCGACCGACCTCAGGAAGTGCAGCATCTGGGGAACATGGTAGAATATGAGGACTACAGAACGGGAACCGTTCGGCAGTTGAATATAGATTTCTCTGAGAAGCCGACCGGCGCCCAGTTGGACTATTTCCTGTCCATGATCGAGAACAATTTTTCATCCAGGCCTCTTATGGACGAAGCTTACCGCGCGATGGAGATTGCTCTTATGGCGGACCAAGCCATTCTAGATGGGATGACCATAAAGTGCACATAG
- a CDS encoding Gfo/Idh/MocA family protein, producing MLKIGLVGFGFMGRMHFDNYTRLKSEGYAIELKAICDIRIDELKDGKASGNMATAQEVYDLTPYNLYDHFEKMIAAEELDIIDLAVPTYLHAEMSCHLLEKGYHVMCEKPMALNAEDAKKMAETAVRTGNKLMIGQCLRFWPAYQYLKECVSDGRYGAVTEGYFYRGSGAPKGWFLDESLSGGCLLDMHIHDTDMIQYLFGKPTRVSVLGRNVIPGAGNDIVSSHYYYTDGKVINAQADWTLEGDFGFYMGYRVNFERGNIIFDGSVVKVNPNEATGFTAEMSSDNGYYNELVYFLNAVHNEQPIEVCTPESTAETLAVVQAESKSAAQEGAWITIE from the coding sequence ATGCTAAAAATTGGATTAGTCGGCTTCGGCTTTATGGGCCGTATGCATTTTGACAACTATACCCGCCTTAAATCAGAAGGCTACGCCATTGAACTAAAAGCGATCTGCGATATTCGGATTGATGAGCTGAAGGATGGAAAAGCCAGCGGCAACATGGCAACGGCGCAGGAAGTATATGATCTGACTCCTTACAATCTCTACGACCATTTTGAGAAAATGATTGCGGCGGAAGAATTGGATATTATCGATCTGGCCGTTCCTACTTATCTTCATGCCGAGATGAGCTGCCACCTGCTGGAGAAAGGCTACCATGTGATGTGCGAAAAGCCGATGGCGCTGAATGCAGAAGATGCTAAAAAAATGGCCGAAACCGCCGTCAGAACCGGCAATAAGCTGATGATCGGGCAGTGTCTTCGCTTCTGGCCAGCCTACCAGTACCTGAAGGAATGTGTGTCCGATGGTCGTTATGGCGCGGTAACGGAAGGCTACTTCTACAGAGGATCAGGCGCTCCGAAAGGTTGGTTCCTTGATGAATCGCTGAGCGGAGGCTGTCTGCTCGATATGCATATCCATGATACGGATATGATTCAGTACCTTTTCGGCAAGCCGACTCGTGTATCCGTCTTGGGACGCAATGTGATTCCCGGCGCAGGTAATGACATTGTATCGAGTCATTATTACTACACGGACGGCAAGGTGATTAATGCCCAGGCAGATTGGACACTTGAGGGTGATTTTGGCTTCTATATGGGCTACCGGGTCAATTTCGAACGCGGTAATATCATTTTTGATGGATCGGTTGTGAAGGTAAATCCTAATGAAGCAACCGGGTTTACAGCGGAGATGTCCTCAGATAACGGATATTATAATGAGCTGGTGTATTTCCTGAATGCTGTCCATAATGAACAGCCGATCGAAGTGTGCACGCCGGAGAGTACTGCCGAGACCCTTGCTGTGGTTCAGGCAGAGAGCAAATCTGCAGCTCAGGAAGGCGCCTGGATTACGATTGAATAA
- a CDS encoding sugar phosphate isomerase/epimerase family protein: MKKGINIWSFPEGRPILECAKLAKKAGFDGIELSLNESGELGLATTEQEAMALRQNIADLGLEISGLATGLYWANWMTSDSEEVRNKAMDICIKQLETAAALGSDAILVIPGAVGVDFIPGCDVIDYEKAYDRALEAMRKLAPAAEQSGVAIGIENVWNKFLLSPLELRQFIDTVGSPYVGSYFDVGNVVHSGYPEHWIRILGNRIKKVHFKDYRRQAGGLHGFVDLLAGDVDYPAVMKAFKDIGYDGYVTAEMIPNYNHHTEQIIFNTSASMDVILGRTVL, encoded by the coding sequence ATGAAGAAGGGTATTAACATCTGGTCGTTCCCGGAGGGAAGGCCGATCCTGGAATGCGCGAAGCTGGCTAAAAAAGCGGGCTTCGACGGTATTGAACTGTCCCTGAACGAATCGGGAGAATTGGGGCTTGCAACGACAGAGCAGGAAGCTATGGCACTGCGCCAGAATATAGCCGACTTGGGTCTTGAGATTAGCGGACTGGCTACCGGACTGTACTGGGCCAACTGGATGACCAGCGACTCTGAAGAGGTACGTAACAAAGCGATGGATATCTGTATAAAGCAGCTGGAAACGGCGGCTGCACTGGGATCGGATGCGATTCTAGTCATTCCGGGAGCTGTAGGCGTTGATTTTATCCCCGGCTGTGATGTCATTGACTATGAGAAGGCTTATGACCGCGCGCTGGAAGCAATGCGCAAATTGGCTCCTGCTGCGGAACAATCGGGAGTTGCGATCGGGATTGAGAACGTGTGGAACAAATTCCTGCTTTCTCCGCTGGAACTCCGCCAGTTTATCGACACTGTAGGGTCTCCTTACGTAGGCTCCTATTTCGATGTAGGTAATGTGGTGCATTCCGGTTACCCTGAACATTGGATCCGCATTCTGGGCAATAGAATCAAGAAGGTGCACTTTAAAGACTACCGCCGTCAGGCAGGCGGACTGCACGGTTTCGTCGATTTGCTAGCAGGCGATGTGGATTACCCGGCCGTAATGAAGGCCTTCAAGGACATTGGCTATGACGGTTATGTGACGGCCGAAATGATTCCTAATTATAACCACCATACCGAGCAAATCATTTTTAATACCTCCGCTTCCATGGATGTTATCCTGGGACGCACGGTACTATAA
- a CDS encoding helix-turn-helix domain-containing protein: MRQDPGYHPVRKQIPFQEWSPSIHYAQFQNIAPQVFPGRKLYDFELLYLCHGQLSVAMEHKTFYLTPGQLIVLPSGVYHRNETAALPTTKMIGIHFDFFGELNVTGEEDMVVYEGNAQEDKFAVEAVDSTCSPLTEDPVYTPSHDCIQSMEDLVREFTMRPLGYQLVCRGLMLNILAYLIRSQVTRRITDATVHGQRIKVLMREIESNPTVAWTNPVLAKRLGMSEDYTSKLFRQIAGVPPSEFLRSIRHREARKLLQETDWSIGLVGEHVGYPDIHYFSRVFTAVEGISPREYRKLSRVL; encoded by the coding sequence ATGAGGCAAGATCCCGGCTACCATCCGGTCCGCAAGCAAATCCCCTTTCAGGAATGGTCCCCCTCCATCCACTATGCGCAATTCCAAAACATTGCTCCGCAAGTCTTTCCCGGCAGAAAGCTGTACGATTTTGAGCTTCTTTACTTGTGTCACGGCCAATTATCCGTCGCCATGGAACATAAAACCTTTTATTTAACCCCGGGACAGCTGATTGTCCTGCCTTCCGGCGTCTATCACCGGAACGAAACGGCTGCTCTTCCTACTACTAAAATGATCGGAATCCATTTCGACTTCTTCGGCGAATTAAATGTTACTGGAGAGGAGGATATGGTCGTTTACGAGGGAAACGCACAAGAGGACAAGTTTGCCGTGGAGGCAGTGGATTCCACCTGTTCGCCGCTGACGGAGGATCCGGTATACACCCCTTCGCATGACTGCATCCAGTCCATGGAGGATCTGGTCCGGGAATTTACCATGCGCCCTTTGGGCTATCAATTGGTTTGCAGAGGACTAATGCTGAATATCCTAGCGTACCTGATCCGCAGCCAAGTAACGCGTAGAATTACGGACGCAACCGTTCATGGACAACGCATAAAGGTGCTGATGCGAGAGATAGAAAGTAACCCAACAGTGGCTTGGACCAATCCCGTTCTTGCGAAACGCCTCGGCATGAGTGAAGATTACACCTCCAAGCTGTTCCGCCAGATCGCTGGAGTGCCGCCGAGTGAATTCCTTCGCTCTATCCGGCACCGCGAGGCACGCAAACTGCTGCAGGAGACGGATTGGTCCATTGGGCTTGTTGGAGAACATGTCGGCTATCCCGATATACATTACTTCAGCAGAGTTTTTACCGCCGTGGAAGGGATTTCGCCACGAGAGTACCGTAAACTGTCGCGGGTGCTGTAA
- a CDS encoding response regulator transcription factor, with translation MYEILIVDDHTHLVDSLAIGLPWEQMGITNVYKAYSGEEALELLNYRSVDIVVTDIQMNGMTGLQLIARINQKWKNTKAVIITGFDEFQYAQEAIQHQVCDYLLKPVSNEELEQTLRSIIDKITKEGNELLNQQKFVYRFQESLPKLRELLLFDLISGKKTPLSDLKDKIHLYGLPFSFEKDAILLCMRVEEDYSNTDLYSLSLIEYAMINIVEEVFSNQFHVMHCKDAHDYLVFLVQDNYVEPSDNDSSAIMEDLARLSQHQIKLYLKSKVSIVLSNWGGFPKDLSSLYYSTLSIYTDYIGYQTESFFHVRQKKEAFEIQPLAELYRSQTLLELIDIEQWTAFEDKLIRIFDELEGASSGAREFGVEIYVTLLQAYSYYLHKKGKRIFEVFGRDIEKMLKIDSSWSLEPLKDWAFSSYVQIKAYSDSRLDNIRSNLMERIRRFIQENIKVITLQAVADHVNLHPVYISNLFKQETGENFSNFVLRLRMEKAVQLLKHKDLKISQVAHEIGYQKPQYFIKLFKVQYGMTPQEFKNSL, from the coding sequence ATGTACGAAATATTGATTGTGGACGATCATACACATTTGGTTGACAGTTTGGCGATTGGACTTCCGTGGGAGCAAATGGGGATCACCAATGTCTATAAGGCATATTCCGGCGAGGAGGCTCTGGAGCTGCTGAATTACCGTTCCGTTGATATTGTCGTGACGGATATCCAGATGAACGGAATGACCGGACTACAATTGATCGCCAGAATCAATCAGAAATGGAAAAACACGAAAGCTGTTATTATAACCGGATTTGATGAATTTCAATATGCACAGGAAGCCATTCAACACCAAGTATGCGATTATCTATTGAAACCGGTATCGAACGAAGAATTGGAGCAAACCCTTCGAAGTATTATTGATAAGATTACAAAGGAAGGAAACGAGCTACTCAATCAACAGAAATTTGTTTACCGTTTCCAGGAAAGCTTACCCAAATTAAGAGAGTTGCTACTGTTTGACTTAATATCCGGCAAAAAAACTCCTTTATCTGATTTGAAGGACAAGATTCATCTGTATGGGCTTCCCTTTTCTTTTGAAAAGGACGCTATCCTCTTATGTATGCGAGTAGAGGAGGATTATTCGAATACGGATCTTTATAGTCTCTCATTGATCGAATACGCTATGATTAACATCGTAGAAGAAGTTTTTTCAAATCAATTTCATGTGATGCATTGTAAAGATGCGCATGATTATTTGGTTTTTCTAGTTCAAGACAATTACGTAGAACCATCCGACAATGACAGCTCTGCAATCATGGAAGACTTGGCCAGGCTCTCCCAGCATCAAATCAAATTATATTTGAAATCGAAAGTTTCTATTGTACTAAGCAATTGGGGAGGATTCCCGAAAGACCTGTCTTCCTTGTACTACTCCACTTTATCGATATATACCGATTATATAGGTTACCAGACAGAAAGCTTTTTTCATGTGAGACAGAAGAAAGAAGCTTTTGAAATCCAGCCGCTCGCAGAACTCTATCGTTCTCAGACTTTATTAGAGTTAATTGATATTGAGCAGTGGACAGCATTTGAGGATAAGCTGATCCGCATTTTTGATGAGTTAGAAGGTGCAAGTAGTGGAGCCCGTGAGTTCGGGGTTGAAATCTATGTTACTTTGCTGCAAGCCTATTCCTATTACTTGCATAAAAAAGGGAAGCGGATCTTTGAAGTGTTTGGAAGGGATATCGAGAAAATGCTGAAAATTGATTCCAGTTGGAGCTTGGAGCCGCTAAAAGATTGGGCATTCAGCAGTTATGTCCAAATCAAAGCTTACAGCGACAGCCGATTAGACAATATACGCTCTAACTTGATGGAACGGATCCGTCGATTTATCCAAGAGAATATAAAGGTTATCACTCTTCAAGCGGTTGCGGATCATGTGAATTTGCATCCGGTGTATATATCTAACTTATTTAAACAGGAAACTGGAGAGAATTTCTCAAACTTCGTGCTTCGCTTGCGAATGGAGAAGGCGGTTCAATTGTTGAAGCACAAGGATTTGAAGATAAGCCAAGTTGCGCATGAAATCGGTTATCAGAAACCGCAGTATTTTATTAAGCTGTTTAAAGTTCAGTATGGGATGACGCCGCAAGAGTTTAAGAACAGTTTATAA